gataatgacctagtcttaatctgttacttaaggctttctgtaatgtcataacaatgcagttatgatgtagttgagtgttttcagcaaatagtgaatggggcccgttggtgggcccatctgcactaaggGGCTACAATAGTTGAGGCTGTGTTGTTGTGGTTGTATTGATCGCAAGATGACTGACCGCTGTAAGTATAGGAGCAGGTTCATCCAACCAAAGAGCACAGCGAGGGCACCAACGGGCCAATGCCAGTCACTCTTCAGGTCCAGCAGCAAAGCCACCACAAACACCACAGACGAGATGGCCGAGCCCCAGTCCACCATGTTGGTCACGTCTTGTAGGTAGTCTGTTCGCTAGGTTTGGTGATACAGAACATTGCGTTTCCACTGCTGTTAATGTCTGCATAGGTTATATGGCAAAGAAGTATTCCTAGGGTGAAAGAAACTTTATACCTGTTGGTAGATCTGAGCTAATTCTTTCCCCACTGCGTAGAGATTCATCGCCAGAGTTAGGAATAGGCATATGTTTATTTTCATGCATTgctagaaaacaaaaacaaaaaaacaatattacaCTCAATGTTAGTTTAACAAATGCCAATCACcatttttttgcacacacatCTCCTTAATTCTCCCTCATTGCGCCTCACCTGATGCAGTGAtgttgttgccatggtgatgttATAGCGTGAGGTGCTGTTGCCAGAGGTGTTGAGGCTGGGCTTCAGGTTCAGTATGAGATAGGTCAACGGGATGAGGCCCATCATGTACATCAGCATGTTcaacaggtgggctttcactccatAGGCTTTCCTGTGAAATAATCATATCACATTGAACCAAACAAAAAAGAGTGTAATTTCAGAAATGTGTAGAAGTTGTTTTTTCTAAAGAATATTACCCATCTAACAAGAGCCATTGAAATTGCATTATTAAGTACAGTAATCCAAACCAAATCAACAAAAGATGGAGTCAGGTGGATGTTTTCAGAAATACATTCTTCACAAATGTACTTGCCCAGAAATCTGAGCTCTTAAATATCACAAAAAATGTTCGATCAATACACATTTATTAGTAACTAATTATGCAACCACGACATATTTCATAGTGGACGGCATTTAGTGTTTTTCATAACTTGTGATATGTAGGTTTGCAAAATGGCTACGTTAAGAGAATATTTGCTCACCATTTCATCTCTAAGTACTTCCTGCAGACAGGGTGGGTCAGCAGATCAACGCGATTGTGATGCACCATAGTCTATTGGCACACAACAGGGAGGTCCCCTCGGTCACACAGGTTACAGAAGTAACTGAGTTGCCTATTGTCAGGAATATTCTTTCTCTAAGACTTACATTCAGAGCTGGAAGAGGTGTGCGGTTGGTGACCTTGTCCTCCAGAAATTTGTGTGGTGTTTGTAGCCACTGGAAATTATACTCCATCTGTGTGCAGCATAATGTGTGAGTGTCAACAAGAGACATTTTCTGAGCAAGAGAGAATATTGATCAGGAACTGGAAGTATCTTATTACTAACCCAGTAGTTTCCATTGTCAGGGTCCTCTTCTGATTCCTTTATGCAATTGTCAAGAAGGTACTGCATGggtttacacacaaatacacgagccaaatacacacacaaatacacacacacacacacacacaacacaaatacacacacacacacacacacacacattaataaatAATGGTAGTAGCAACTGAATATATAGCGTGATATAATCTAAAGATGGTTTTGTATttatacatttaaaaatatacaACCAAAAATACTTCACCTTAAACGTCTCAGGAAGCATTTCTATCATGTCCAGCACAGCACACTTCTTGCTTGACAGACGGTCAAATGCTTGGAGAGCTTCATCACATCTACAACATTCACATGTAGGGCCAATATTTATGAAACAATTCAAACTCTTTGGTCATCTAAAACATCTACAGTATGTGGAAGCTTATGTCTACTCTATGCCATGCACAGATTAGTAAGGGATTTAATTTAAacaacccaacacacacgcatacagtaggcTCGCAAACTTCCATGTTTAGGTGCAATCATCCTTGTTGGGTTTTTGCTCACCCAAATGGAAACACTCGATTTACCTGTCACTCGCGATCACTTCCTCGGTGGCCTCCCTCCTGTGGTTGTGTATGGCCTCGTGCAGAAAGGAGGCGTCGCTCTTGTTCAGCAGCATCTGCGCCCCCCTCCTCAGGAGCAGCCGCACGGCCACAGCGTGTCCCTCGCGTGCCGCCAGGTGCAGGGCCGTGTTCTGGGGAAATAGAACGGAGTGCCTGTGAATATTCTCATTCATCCGGGTGAGGTCGTGTCAGTCAACAGAGTTTCGTTGTAAGCAAATGGATTTTGCCTTTTATACATAAGTTTCAAGTTCCTAAACATCTGGCAAGAACTGACAAAGCTCTTTGGATAAAGGGTGAAAATAGGCCTTAGAAGCcctcacgcacaggcacagagcAGTGTGGTGTGGGGATCCCACAGCAGTTTGCCATGTCTCAAGACAGTCAGAATAGCCATGTGTTTTGGTGGGTTCGCTGACCTGAATttcccctggggattaataaagttactctactctactactactactgggtTGTTTTACTGCCATCATCAAGTCCTCATGAATTAGAATAATATGGGTATGTAGTGTAATGGTGGTTGAATGGTTAAATTCATAGTGAATACTGTAACATCCATACAACAATTACCCCATCATCATCTGCTTTATCCAGGAGCTTGACGTGTGATCCAAGCAGAGTGACCATGGTTTGAGTGTAGCCTCCAGCTGCAGCGTGATGCAGGCACGACCATCCTTTGTAATCACTGCAAACCACACAGAAGACAAACTTTAGAAAAAGTCTTACAGTTGGATCTGCTTTTGTTGGAAGCATGTCTTTCATTGAAGTAAAATCAAGCCAATTGGATATCACGCATGATATGGTAGTGGAGCTGTTCCCTTTTTGGCCAAACTAGAGCAATCTCACATATCCTACCATTTAATACACTTGCGTTTCACGACGCGTACGCGTCACGGTGGAAATGCGCTTTTTGGCGCGTCAATTATGCACTATCGACCTGAACGCTAGAGGACATCATGACTGTACACTGACGATGAATGGAGATGTGACAGTTGCGTTCCCTAcatttatactgtacatgcatgcagtTGCCTGCCCTCGTGCGGACACCTACAGTATCATGCGTAATTGACATAGTTGACGCAGACCATCGACTATACAACATTGCCTATGCTTGGCTATCCCACACGTCACAACTTTACAGCAATATATTTGATTTAGTAATCAGAAATGGTAATCTTGTTGCTGTTGGGTATTCATTTGCCTTTGACACAGAGCTCCCCTGCGGAGCAGAAGCTCTACAACTCGGACGTGGCCATTCCTGGAGGCCAGGTGGAGGGGCGTCATTCCCCTCTCATCGCCTTCATTCATCAACCTGGTGTCCGTTAGAGTTTCCAGAAGCCTGTAGCAGGTGTTGATCCTCCCAAATCTGCAGAAAATAAATCACGCGTCGTGTCTCCACAAGTGTAACACAACATGACGGCATCATGTGAAGTttccaaaaaggaaaaaaagacctACTCGGCGGCGAAATGCAAAGCAGACTTCTTTTGTTTGCTCTTGTGGTTCGGTGAAACTTTTAGCCCGAGCATGCTGCTGACGGAGTCCGGGACGCCCAGTTTACAGGCGTAGTGAAGGGGAGTGCAGCCTTCGGTGTCTTCATCGTGTAGCATCTGTCGCACCCTTTTGTCCTGTCAGGCGATCACAGAAACATATtcagtctttttttaaattattattcacTTTTAGTCAGGTTTTAATATATGTCAAAATCATATTGCAATGCGTCAGACTAACATTTTGGAAAATGTAGATATGTATCCCCGCAGTTACACTACACTTAGTAACTTCATGCAGTACTCATGTGTAGGGCAGCAGGTGGCAGCAACACCTTCTTATTGTAAATCAAgcccaggcaaaaaaaaaaaatgcatcaagCTTCTGAGGTCTCAGAGACTCCTGTCATAAATAACATTGAGTTTGGGACATTCTAGGTCCTAGAATCTAGGATATGTATTCTGTGTCACCTGTAAAAATTCATCCGGGAGATTTCGGAGACCTCGTGGTTGCATGATGGTTAGGTGCAGGAAGTTGCATCCATTGACATCTTTGATTGTGAAATTGCATCCTGAAATAATTTCACCAGAGCATCATTTTTATTATGAACTGGAATACTTACAATTATTCATCATTTTGTTGTGGTTTTCATTGAGTATGTGTGGGCTATTATAGTAGGCAAAATTGCACCATGAGAAAGCAGCAGGTTTACAGTTCTCCAAGACCCACAGCTTGTGGCCAGAAGTAGCGGAGAATGCCCCTTGTAGTCAGTGTAGTCAATGTCAGCACCCTAGTGGACAAAACGTATCATGTATCATAAAACAGAAGCATATAAATACACATTATACATTCTTATTGAGAAggattaactgaaagctacaatGTACAGGTCAGAACACAGACAGAGGATGTGTGCCTACATACTCACCTTTGACACAAGATATTCTGCCAGTTCATGGTGATCAAAAATAGCTGCCCTGCAATGACCATTAACATATCAATGTATCATGCAACCCATGGACCTTTCAAGGATGGCTAAGGGGGTTTGCTTACTTCACATTAATTACAATGTATTTAGCTGGGGATTTATTCAAGGCAACTTTCAACGTGGGAGCGTTAATTCCTTAATTTAACCCCAAGGGATCAATAAAGCAACTCTCTGCTCTACTCGACTCACACAGCAATATGTAGAGTGTGGGGAAGTACTGTGCATTGCACAGCAATATGCAAGTAATGTCATTATACTTATGCAGAGGCGTCTGTTGAGACCCATCTGTGATGTTGATGGCGTGGCCGATGTCCTCGCAGGATGAGAGCATGACCTTAACAGCTTCCGTGGCCCCTTGTGTGCACGCCGAATGCAGGGCCGTTGACTTATCACACTTAACAGAAGGGCACACCGGCAATCAGATCAACGACACATTTGGCAGCACAATACAGGATGGAGGTTTACAGTGTCATATTGCAATATAGCACATGGAATTTGAAAAGCATTCTTGGCTAAAATGTATGCGCATGTTTGGTCACacgtttattgttttatttttatttttatttattataattattatctaTTGTAAGATATTAGCCTATTATGTATTGTTAGCATTTCAATAGATGAGAGAGCTGAACATGCATACctgctgtttgtttattttggctCCGTACACCATGCAGAGTTTAATAACTTCCAGGTTTCCGCCACGGACAGCCAGGTGCAGAGGGCTGTTGCAGTACTTGTCCACGTAGTTGATGTGTGCCTCAATGGAATGGCCCATCGCCTCTCCTGACGGGGCACACAGCACATCAGGGGTATACCAATTCATAGGGCTACAGTTTCAAGCCCTATGCCTTACAGCTCCATTTGAAAGGACGAGGGGTAGGGgcaaggggtaggggtaggggtataaAAATAGAATTGAGATTggccacaaaacaacacacttcccAACTGTACAGGGCAGTTTGGGTGAGCAGCACACCCTTGTAAAATGTGCTGAATAGAAATGATCAATTCCTCTGTAGTACAAACCTCTTTGAAGAATAACCTGCATGGATTTTTTCGCCCCAGCAAAAGCAGCAGCGTGGATAGGAAAATGGCCCAACTTGTTTTGGCTGCAGAAGTTCGCACCATGCTTGAACTGaggggggattgggggggggggcggacaCACGCAAAATGGCTTTCTCTTACCAGTAGCAAATATAGATCTGAGATTTGAGTTCAAATGTAGATCTGAGAACGTACACTGCTTATTTCATACatgtattcatccatccattcatgcgTTCAAGTACTGCATGTAGCTTCACTTGCCAGTGTGTTAAGTGCTCCATGGTTATCATTTGAGCAGGCGATCATGACAGCAGTGTTTCCGAGCTCTCCCTCCAAGTTCACATCCGTTTGGCTGTGGGAGAGGAGTTCCTGTtgcagatagatagatggatacagAGACTTTCACCTCAGCGAGCAATGTTTCTCTGTTAGTCTTCATGTCAACCTCAGATTGCCCCATACAACAACTGCAAAGTGCATGtctgtaatttgatgtaatgtcATCCCCTTCTCCCTTCCCTAGGGATCTGGGGGGCTCTTGGCTACTCAAGCGTTAACAGAGATCTGCATCGGCAATTTATGCAATTCCATCCCTCCTTAAAGAGTGGCCCACTGAAGCGGTCAGTGCCTCaatccctggacacacacacacacacacacacacacacacacacacacacacacacacacacacacacacacacacacacacacacacacacacacacactccctagacTGTGCTACGTGCCTGTGTTGCTCTCTAGGCAGCACTACAGCAGTGCTAAAGGCCactacaaaaaataaataaatcaaaaaacaaacaaaacaataacaacaacaacaacaataacaataacaaaagaaGCAGTTAGGTGGAGCAGAGTGGGTCGATCCTAGTCCTAGACCCAAAGGTGAAGGTTTGGctgggaaagtggtggggacatttcaatggcaaattgtctgtATATGctgttttgcattatatttgtgaaaaagtgatgtgaacaagctaggtttatctcaaaagtggtatggacatgtccccaccatccccccctaaaattatgCCCATGCTAGACCTACCTCCACCAAGGTGTTGTGGCCCAGACTGACAGCCAAGTGGAGCGGGGCCAAAGTGCTCCTGTTCAGGATGTTGGGGTCGGCCCCCAGGGCCAGCAGGGCTGCGCAGCTCTCCCTCTGCTGCCTCTGCATGGCCCAATGCAGTGCCGTGTTCCCGTCCTGGTCAGCCGAGTTCAGCgctgcaaggagaggagaggggacatcGAGGGACATCGGCAGGCTCAGtgcagtaccacacacacacacacacacacatacacatgaatgcacacacacacacagacacacacgcacacgcatatacacacacacacacacacacacacacacacacacacacacacacacacacacacacacacatacgaacacacacacacgcacacacacacacacacagacctacacaaacacacacacagacagacgtacacagacgtacacatgcacacacgcatacaaccacacgcacacattgtaCTGTTAGACAGAATTGTCATAATTGCACTCTGACATTTGGGCCTTCTGTGCACAAATATTTTAGGGCAGAGAGTGCTGATATTCAGTATGCCCAGCTATGCAGAATGAAGCTTTCTCCATGCTGTGAAGGTAGATGGCTGCTTTAGGACGGAGCGCATTAGAGTAgcactatttatttaaaaatataaCATTATCTCCAATATAACACAATGATGGATAGGGCTGGAGATATATACATGTGCAAAGGCTGCAGTATAATTAAGGATTAATAgaccaaaataaataaacagtaaACAGCTGTAAatttcacacttgcacacacaggctCTAACAAAGAAGGCTCATCAAGTCTACCTGGATCCTACTCACCCTCTTCACTGTGCTTTCCAGATGCTGCCATCTGGACGTAGACTTACAGTAAAATCCCAATGGCAAGGAAGAATGGCTACAAGCGGTCATTTGTACCATCAGCTGTGGCTATTCTTAACAAGAGCTGGTCATAGTAACAGAGTAGATAAGCTCTATGTGTTCCTCAATAGTTTTAACAGTAGTGTTCTGCTTTTTAAATTTTATACAACACAGTGCATCGTTACTCAGCATTGAAGCTCTGTGTGCTCCTCTTAGCAGTAATATGGTAAATTTGGAATAGTTTAACATTTTAACTGAGTGACATGGATAGAGTAATGAGATTaatttattccacaggttttatcttctcttattatccacgcatatatatatatatatatatatattaatttattctttattgtgttgactgcgatgtgtgtttgtcttgtgtgtcttgtgccaccaccaaagcaaattttccatttcatgtaagtttagtggacaataaagaagtctaagtctaagtctaagtctataaTGATCAGTGATTACAAGCTGTCGTACAGTCTTACAGTGATACTGTAAGTGAATGAATACCAGTTGCATAACCAAGCTGAAAAATCAACTACATAAtgaccccccgccacacacacacacacttcaggtcaACGTCTCACACTGTGCTGTTGTGGGACCTACCTTTGGTTCCTGCTACTTGTGCGATGAGGCGTATGATGTGAGTGTGTCCCCTGGACGCGGCGTAGTGCAGGGGACAGGCTCCAGTGTTGTCCCTCAGGGTCAGGTTGGCTAGTTTCTTCTCCAGCGCCACTTCGTTCCCCTGTTGAGCCCACTGTTTAAGAGCGATCAGGAACTGGGTCAGTACAGGAGGGGgtccagaggagaggaaacaCTGGATGATGTGGAGGtacagtagtgtggtggtggctAAATTTCGTTTATTTAGCTCAGTTCAATTTTATTCCATCTTACATTtgcattcaagtgtaaagaaatcctgcacactgtccattccaccaacacactttaatacaacatttcggtcatccaaccttcttcaggttGTGCGGTGGACAgcgtgcgggatttctttacacttcaatgtcaaccccactgggataatatcctacgcacctgcccaacggcagaggtgtgcaaaagcgtctttgttgaactgtcTTACATTTGCATCACATTGGCTTctgttactgtactgtgctgtacatcCAGCTGATGCTGGTATCCAGGACAGGCAGAGAATTAGGTACAGGCGCGGTCCCCCTGGAGCAGCcaggggttagatgccttgctcaagggcacttcagccatgaaataGCACTCTTTTCGTTCACTCCCCACCGACATTTTCCCTCACTGATAGGAGAGTCACACCTCAGATACCAAGACCACCTCCATAACCAGTGGACCGCAGCCGTCATGTCACATACTTTAGTTTTAGATGAATGATTATTTTTTAAAGGGATTTTTCACACTGCAAAAAAACAGCACTGGAATTAGCTGTGTGGTTTAATTATGCCTGAT
This genomic interval from Engraulis encrasicolus isolate BLACKSEA-1 chromosome 16, IST_EnEncr_1.0, whole genome shotgun sequence contains the following:
- the trpa1a gene encoding transient receptor potential cation channel subfamily A member 1a is translated as MSICRMSYKQTPSSSEQGVAEEDGAQAMADVFEFLIALKQWAQQGNEVALEKKLANLTLRDNTGACPLHYAASRGHTHIIRLIAQVAGTKALNSADQDGNTALHWAMQRQQRESCAALLALGADPNILNRSTLAPLHLAVSLGHNTLVEELLSHSQTDVNLEGELGNTAVMIACSNDNHGALNTLFKHGANFCSQNKLGHFPIHAAAFAGAKKSMQVILQRGEAMGHSIEAHINYVDKYCNSPLHLAVRGGNLEVIKLCMVYGAKINKQQCDKSTALHSACTQGATEAVKVMLSSCEDIGHAINITDGSQQTPLHKAAIFDHHELAEYLVSKGADIDYTDYKGHSPLLLATSCGSWRTVNLLLSHGCNFTIKDVNGCNFLHLTIMQPRGLRNLPDEFLQDKRVRQMLHDEDTEGCTPLHYACKLGVPDSVSSMLGLKVSPNHKSKQKKSALHFAAEFGRINTCYRLLETLTDTRLMNEGDERGMTPLHLASRNGHVRVVELLLRRGALCQSDYKGWSCLHHAAAGGYTQTMVTLLGSHVKLLDKADDDGNTALHLAAREGHAVAVRLLLRRGAQMLLNKSDASFLHEAIHNHRREATEEVIASDRCDEALQAFDRLSSKKCAVLDMIEMLPETFKYLLDNCIKESEEDPDNGNYWMEYNFQWLQTPHKFLEDKVTNRTPLPALNTMVHHNRVDLLTHPVCRKYLEMKWKAYGVKAHLLNMLMYMMGLIPLTYLILNLKPSLNTSGNSTSRYNITMATTSLHQQCMKINICLFLTLAMNLYAVGKELAQIYQQRTDYLQDVTNMVDWGSAISSVVFVVALLLDLKSDWHWPVGALAVLFGWMNLLLYLQRFERFGIYVVMFREISRTLMSIVSIFIYLILAFALSFYALMLGQKNFSEVLLSLMQTFVMMVGEINYQDIFLNPYLKGKLAFPAITFLVFIAFVLLAPILLVNLLIGLAVGDIAEVQKNATLKQIAMQIELHTNLEKKLPYWFIKRVDKPVVRVYPNRCLQKACDA